Proteins co-encoded in one Setaria viridis chromosome 9, Setaria_viridis_v4.0, whole genome shotgun sequence genomic window:
- the LOC117835040 gene encoding bZIP transcription factor RISBZ2 isoform X1, producing MERVFSVEEIPNPYWAPTQPQAAAAGAVAAPGGGGGGGGGGGAGGAGDEVGAMNRCSSEWYFQKFLEEAVLDSPGPVPGVGRGGGGVGVEAAESKPLGVGAASNAVVDPVEYNAMLKQKLEKDLAAVAMWRASGATPPERPAAGSSLPNVDVSHAGPVNPIGGNVIPVQNKLAGAPGGPSGPQVVQNADMLVKQATSSSSREQSDDDDMEGEAETTGNANPVQQRLQRRKQSNRESARRSRSRKAAHLNELEAQVAQLRVENSSLLRRLADVNQKFNEAAVDNRVLKADVETLRAKVKMAEDSVKRVTGMNALFPPVSDMSSLSMPFNGSPSDSTSDAAVPVQDDPSSYFASPSEMGGNGGYMPEIASSAQEDDDLVNAALAAGKMGRTASLQRVESLEHLQKRMCGGPASSGSTS from the exons ATGGAGCGCGTCTTCTCCGTGGAGGAGATCCCCAACCCCTACTGGGCCCCGACGCAGCCTCaagcggcggcagccggcgctGTCGCTGCgccaggtggcggtggcggaggaggaggaggaggaggagcagggggaGCGGGGGACGAGGTGGGCGCGATGAACCGGTGCTCGTCCGAGTGGTACTTCCAGAAGTTCCTGGAGGAGGCCGTGCTCGATAGCCCGGGGCCCGTCCCGGGcgtggggaggggcggcggtggagttggagtTGAGGCGGCGGAGAGCAAGCCTCTGGGGGTCGGGGCGGCCTCGAACGCGGTTGTTGACCCGGTGGAGTATAACGCGATGCTGAAGCAGAAGCTGGAGAAGGACCTCGCTGCTGTCGCCATGTGGAGG GCATCTGGTGCGACGCCTCCAGAACGTCCTGCGGCTGGCTCATCCTTGCCAAACGTTGATGTTTCTCATGCAGGCCCTGTTAATCCCATTGGAG GTAATGTGATTCCAGTTCAAAACAAGCTAGCTGGTGCTCCAGGTGGGCCATCAGGTCCACAGGTGGTACAAAATGCCGATATGCTTGTTAAGCAAGCCACTAGCTCTTCATCACGAGAGCAAtcagatgatgatgacatggaagGAGAAGCTGAGACTACTGGAAATGCAAACCCTGTTCAACAAAGACTGCAGAGAAG GAAGCAATCCAACCGAGAATCAGCCAGGCGTTCGAGAAGCAGAAAGGCAGCTCACTTGAATGAACTTGAGGCACAG GTAGCACAGTTAAGAGTTGAAAACTCATCGCTGTTAAGGCGCCTTGCGGATGTTAATCAGAAGTTCAATGAGGCTGCTGTTGACAATAGGGTGCTAAAGGCAGACGTTGAAACCTTAAGAGCAAAG GTGAAGATGGCAGAGGACTCAGTGAAGCGGGTGACAGGCATGAACGCGTTATTCCCTCCCGTGTCTGATATGTCATCTCTCAGCATGCCATTCAACGGCTCCCCATCTGACTCCACCTCCGACGCTGCTGTCCCCGTCCAAGATGACCCGAGCAGTTATTTTGCCAGCCCAAGTGAAATGGGGGGGAACGGTGGTTATATGCCAGAGATAGCTTCGTCGGCTCAAGAGGACGACGATTTGGTTAATGCGGCCCTGGCTGCTGGCAAGATGGGCAGAACAGCCTCGCTGCAGCGGGTGGAGAGCCTGGAGCACCTCCAGAAGAGGATGTGCGGAGGGCCAGCTTCATCCGGGTCAACCTCCTAG
- the LOC117835040 gene encoding bZIP transcription factor RISBZ2 isoform X2: protein MSNSWRIHALVALGGCALVEYVSSISLICLLYVLVVSLASGATPPERPAAGSSLPNVDVSHAGPVNPIGGNVIPVQNKLAGAPGGPSGPQVVQNADMLVKQATSSSSREQSDDDDMEGEAETTGNANPVQQRLQRRKQSNRESARRSRSRKAAHLNELEAQVAQLRVENSSLLRRLADVNQKFNEAAVDNRVLKADVETLRAKVKMAEDSVKRVTGMNALFPPVSDMSSLSMPFNGSPSDSTSDAAVPVQDDPSSYFASPSEMGGNGGYMPEIASSAQEDDDLVNAALAAGKMGRTASLQRVESLEHLQKRMCGGPASSGSTS from the exons ATGTCGAATTCATGGAGAATCCATGCTCTTGTGGCATTAG GTGGTTGTGCATTGGTTGAGTACGTGAGCAGTATCAGCTTGATTTGTCTCCTATACGTTCTTGTCGTTTCCTTG GCATCTGGTGCGACGCCTCCAGAACGTCCTGCGGCTGGCTCATCCTTGCCAAACGTTGATGTTTCTCATGCAGGCCCTGTTAATCCCATTGGAG GTAATGTGATTCCAGTTCAAAACAAGCTAGCTGGTGCTCCAGGTGGGCCATCAGGTCCACAGGTGGTACAAAATGCCGATATGCTTGTTAAGCAAGCCACTAGCTCTTCATCACGAGAGCAAtcagatgatgatgacatggaagGAGAAGCTGAGACTACTGGAAATGCAAACCCTGTTCAACAAAGACTGCAGAGAAG GAAGCAATCCAACCGAGAATCAGCCAGGCGTTCGAGAAGCAGAAAGGCAGCTCACTTGAATGAACTTGAGGCACAG GTAGCACAGTTAAGAGTTGAAAACTCATCGCTGTTAAGGCGCCTTGCGGATGTTAATCAGAAGTTCAATGAGGCTGCTGTTGACAATAGGGTGCTAAAGGCAGACGTTGAAACCTTAAGAGCAAAG GTGAAGATGGCAGAGGACTCAGTGAAGCGGGTGACAGGCATGAACGCGTTATTCCCTCCCGTGTCTGATATGTCATCTCTCAGCATGCCATTCAACGGCTCCCCATCTGACTCCACCTCCGACGCTGCTGTCCCCGTCCAAGATGACCCGAGCAGTTATTTTGCCAGCCCAAGTGAAATGGGGGGGAACGGTGGTTATATGCCAGAGATAGCTTCGTCGGCTCAAGAGGACGACGATTTGGTTAATGCGGCCCTGGCTGCTGGCAAGATGGGCAGAACAGCCTCGCTGCAGCGGGTGGAGAGCCTGGAGCACCTCCAGAAGAGGATGTGCGGAGGGCCAGCTTCATCCGGGTCAACCTCCTAG
- the LOC117835038 gene encoding uncharacterized protein — protein sequence MGRGRWAPGIRAVALVLLAVAAAAGVAAADPDPDEFERAFPIVEPDHGHTKLRLSEQGLEAIRRIENPIAIVGVIGPYRSGKSFLLNQLLSLSCDKGFGVGHMRDTKTKGIWIWGTPVEMDVDGSKVSVLYLDTEGFESVGKSNVYDDRIFALATVLSSVLIYNLPETVREADISRLSFAVEIAEEFYGRVKGQDVAFEPAKLLWLIQRDFLQGKSVQQMVNEALQRVPNDNGDKYIDEVNQIRDSLAIMGDNSTAFSLPQPHLQRTKLCDMEDKELEPLYVKRREQLKQLVASIIKPKIVQGKNLNGKDFVSFLQQILEALNKGEIPSTGSLVEIFNKAILDRCLKVYREKMDGLGLPVRVDKLQQVHEMANAEAKIIFDKQHFGKHHAAQSVLKLEDEIKKVYRNFLLANEYQSSKLCEARFSECEDKMDHLQVLKLPSMAKFNAGFTHCNQSFVRECVGPAKESYERRMSKMLVKSRALFIKEYNNKLFNWLVTFSLVMVVIGRFVIKFFLLEIVAWVMFIFLETYTRMFWSAESLYYNPAWHIIVSSWETIVYSPILDLDRWAIPIVIMLSFGILYWRCFGGRRKRGRGSLLPLYKNSYKNSSRPRSD from the exons atgggGCGGGGGCGGTGGGCCCCGGGGATCCGCGCGGTGGCGCTGGTTCTGCTCGCGGTCGCGGCAGCCGCGGGAGTCGCAGCAGCGGATCCCGATCCCGACGAGTTCGAGCGCGc GTTTCCAATAGTGGAGCCAGACCATGGCCACACTAAACTTCGTCTCTCAGAACAAGGTCTAGAAGCAATTCGCAGGATTGAAAATCCGATTGCCATTGTTGGT GTCATTGGTCCCTATCGATCTGGAAAATCTTTTCTCCTCAACCAGCTTCTTTCCTTATCATGTGATAAAG GTTTTGGGGTTGGTCATATGCGAGATACTAAGACCAAAG GTATATGGATTTGGGGTACTCCTGTTGAGATGGATGTTGATGGTTCCAAAGTTTCTGTCCTTTATCTAGACACCGAAGGATTTGAAAGTGTTGGGAAATCAAATGTGTATGATGATAG GATATTTGCTTTGGCAACTGTCTTAAGTTCAGTGCTTATCTACAACCTTCCTGAGACG GTGCGTGAAGCTGATATATCCAGGCTTTCATTTGCTGTTGAAATTGCTGAAGAATTCTATGGAAG AGTGAAG GGGCAAGATGTCGCTTTTGAGCCAGCAAAGCTTCTTTGGCTTATCCAGAGAGATTTCCTCC AAGGAAAATCTGTACAACAAATGGTTAATGAAGCCCTCCAACGGGTGCCTAATGATAATG GGGACAAATATATCGATGAG GTCAATCAAATAAGAGATTCTCTGGCAATTATGGGTGACAACAGCACTGCTTTTAGCTTGCCACAG CCTCATCTGCAAAGAACAAAATTATGTGACATGGAGGACAAAGAGCTCGAACCATTATATGTAAAAAGGCGGGAACAATTAAAGCAGCTTGTTGCATCCATCATAAAACCAAAAATCGTGCAGGGGAAAAATCTGAATGGGAAGGACTTTGTGTCTTTCCTGCAGCAG ATTCTTGAGGCTTTGAATAAAGGTGAAATTCCATCAACAGGATCCCTTGTTGAAATTTTTAATAAAGCCATCCTTGATCGCTGTCTGAAGGTGTATAGGGAGAAAATGGATGGCTTAGGCCTACCAGTACGTGTAGACAAACTGCAGCAAGTTCATGAGATGGCAAATGCTGAAGCTAAAATTATCTTTGATAAGCAGCACTTTGGTAAACATCATGCTGCTCAGTCAGTCCTCAAGCTTGAAGATGAGATTAAAAAG GTGTACAGAAACTTCCTTCTAGCTAATGAGTATCAATCGTCAAAGTTGTGTGAAGCTCGCTTTTCTGAGTGTGAAGATAAGATGGATCACCTTCAAGTCTTGAAACTTCCTTCGATGGCAAAATTCAATGCAGGCTTTACTCACTGCAATCAAAGTTTTGTAAGGGAATGCGTTGGACCTGCAAAAGAAAGCTATGAACGTAGAATGTCAAAG ATGCTTGTCAAGTCTCGAGCTCTTTTCATCAAAGAGTACAATAACAAGCTTTTCAATTGGTTGGTGACCTTCTCCTTGGTCATGGTGGTCATTGGGCGCTTTGTCATCAAGTTCTTCTTACTTGAAATTGTTGCCTGGGTGATGTTTATTTTCCTGGAGACCTACACGAGAATGTTCTGGTCAGCTGAGTCGCTGTACTACAATCCAGCTTGGCACATCATTGTTTCTTCGTGGGAAACCATTGTGTACAGCCCTATTCTTGATCTGGACAG GTGGGCCATCCCCATTGTCATAATGCTTTCATTTGGGATTCTTTATTGGAGATGCTTTGGTGGTAGAAGGAAACGGGGCAGGGGTTCGCTCCTGCCACTATACAAGAACTCGTACAAAAACTCAAGTCGGCCAAGATCAGACTAG
- the LOC117839867 gene encoding uncharacterized protein, translating into MRSMPFQLKSGHHHHHHHGAVMEGKPPPPPQQQQQQPATPRVSMFRRLLVRVSASEKFVADGKERDKDEKPQPPAAGEADAAGSVGLDRMVLSFMEEAAAVERPPRGRCNCFNGSNHEESDDEEFDFLPSEHTSSAATAGAGDALEALKGLVQSASVAERNLLADTSRIADKCGKSCKGKAECRRAVADGLRALGYDAAVCKSRWEKTPSYPAGEHEYIDAVAVVGKEEVRLIVEVDFRSQFELARSTKAYRAALQALPPLFVGTPDRLGQIVAVVAEAARQSLKKKGLHFPPWRKPEYMRAKWLSPHVRCGGDKAVAPGPAAAAAAAPLSAATPVKAASFSGEFELVFDRKPNKDAAAAGGVGVGEKITVVVSPWRPTEEASKKQQVPKAKVLTGLAAVL; encoded by the exons ATGCGATCGATGCCGTTCCAGTTGAAGAGcggtcaccaccaccaccaccaccacggtgcCGTCATGGAagggaagccgccgccgccgccgcagcagcagcagcagcagcctgcgaCGCCGAGGGTGTCGATGTTCCGGAGGCTGCTGGTGAGGGTGTCCGCGTCGGAGAAGTTTGTCGCGGACGGCAAGGAGAGGGACAAGGACGAGAAGCcgcagccgcccgccgccggcgaggcggacgcCGCGGGGTCCGTCGGGCTGGACCGCATGGTGCTCAGCTTcatggaggaggccgcggccgtggagcggccgccgcgggggcgcTGCAACTGCTTCAACGGCAGCAACCACGAGGAGAGCGACGACGAGGAGTTCGACTTCCTCCCCTCCGAGCACACCTCCTCtgcggccaccgccggcgcagGCGACGCCTTGGAGGCTCTCAAG GGCCTGGTGCAGAGCGCGAGCGTTGCGGAACGGAATCTTCTCGCCGACACGTCTAGGATCGCGGACAAGTGCGGCAAGAGCTGCAAGGGCAAGGCGGAGTGCCGCCGCGCCGTGGCCGACGGCCTCAGGGCCCTCGGCTACGACGCCGCCGTGTGCAAATCGCGGTGGGAGAAGACTCCCTCCTACCCCGCAG GGGAGCACGAGTACATCGACGCCGTGGCCGTGGTGGGGAAGGAGGAGGTGAGGCTGATCGTGGAGGTGGACTTCCGGTCCCAGTTCGAGCTGGCGCGGTCGACCAAGGCGTACCGGGCGGCGCTCcaggcgctgccgccgctgttCGTGGGGACCCCGGACCGGCTGGGGCAGATCGTGGCCgtcgtggcggaggcggcgcggcagaGCCTCAAGAAGAAGGGGCTGCACTTCCCGCCGTGGCGCAAGCCGGAGTACATGCGCGCCAAGTGGCTGTCCCCGCACGTCCGCTGCGGCGGCGACAAGGCCGTCGCCCCGGGCccagccgcggccgcggccgcggcgcccttGTCGGCTGCTACGCCGGTCAAGGCAGCGAGCTTTTCCGGGGAGTTCGAGCTGGTGTTCGACAGGAAGCCGAAtaaggacgccgccgccgcgggtggcgtcggcgtcggcgagaaGATCACGGTGGTGGTATCGCCGTGGCGCCCGACGGAGGAGGCGAGCAAGAAGCAGCAGGTGCCCAAGGCGAAGGTCCTCAcggggctcgccgccgtcctctga